The Oryza sativa Japonica Group chromosome 11, ASM3414082v1 DNA window ATCGGAAGCCCATAACTGAATCATAAGAAACTCTAATGCCCAAGATTTGCGAATATAATGCTCAAGATCAGACTTTGTCTTACCCAACTCGATTTCTTTATGGCCAAGTTTCGCTATTACCTACAGTGTAACAAGATTGTTATTTAAATTATAATTgcaacaaaaatttaaaatattaagcgtaatacataaaaaaataaatacataagTTTAGGAAATTACATCTGATGGAATATATTCAACTTCATGTTCGATAATGTCTCTAAGTTCATCCAATAGATTTCTTAATGTTTTCGGTGCAGATTTTATTCTTTTGTTGCCAATCCATAAAGGCCTTGTAGATTCAATACTGTTTGCATCTAGAAACTCTGTCAATGTGTATGCTGACTTTGATTCATCAAGTGGATGTATTTGTTTTGGTTTGCAATGAATACTGACATGAGTCCAAAGAAACAGAACTTTCTCAAATTTTTCGCGCACAGACAAGAAAGCACTCTGCTGAAGAATATCTAAACTgcaacaattaaaaaaaatagagtgtTAGAAGTATGGATATGTCAATTAAAGATAAGAGTCAAATACAaattatagagataagatataaTCCTAGAGATAAAATAGAGTACTAGAGATggaatcctagagataaataTAATCTTGCTTgtattgtattcctatatataCCCCATGAGAGGGTCGATGTAAACCAACAGAATACAATTAGATTTttcacatggtatcagagccttagAGATCAACGTCGTTCGATTCTCGCGTCGCCCTAGGGAGATGAGATCAATCCTATAATCTCCATGGGGCGCCGCATCTATTAGCTACCAAATTACCGATATATTAGAATCTTTCCCAATATCAGCATTAGTTAAATCCTATTAGCCACCACGTTCGGCAACCAGTTAGTATTAGATTAGCTTTTCAAGTTTTAGAAAATTGCATGGCAATCTCTTCGTGCAGGAGTTGAAGCGCAGCGGCATGAATGTCGTGTTACCACACCATTCGCACCGACACCCTCCCGCTCTTCTATGTCAGGACAGCAGCGACGGCAGCACCAGGACGCCCAGGAAGGAACCATCTACTACTGCATCCATCTACTCAATTGAGAGGAGAAGCACATGGTGCACAGGAGAATAAGATCCTCACGCCCGGTGCTACAAGCATCAAATCAAGCGTCAAGCCACCAAGCCATCTGCGTCGATCATCTTCGCCAAGTTCCTACGACCGGCAGCGACGTAAGCCGCGGCTGCTACCTCCTCTACACCAGCCATACATTTGTCTTCGCCGACACTACATTACCGGTGGTCTTCATTAACACGTCGTCGCCGCATCGTCCACAAGTATGGACACATGCGCGTCCTCTAACAGATACATTTGCAGTATGCTTCATCAGTGACATCGACCGTGTCCTCTACGACGGCAACGACCGCATCACCGATGACGGCATCGATCACGTCATCTACGATGACAACGACTGCATCAACTCGGCATCACTATTGTGATGACCGCTACACGGTGCAGAAGGACCAACCAAAGTGGTGGCCTCATCGCCAATGACGTCCTCTGACATTCGTAAGACGTCTTCAACGGCATCCTCTGACATCTACAAGGTGCAAGATGCTAACAATTGCAGTGCCATCTTAACACCATgtcgtaaatattttttttccgccTTTGGCTATTCGCGGCTATATCAACTACTATGATCACCACGACCACGACTActacatgattggctacatcgATGAACGTCTACAACAACAATCATCTACGAAAACTCCAGCTAAAGTGTTTGTGTCATCACTATCATCCATAACACTCCCGCTATGGCTGCGGGAGGAAATAGAGGAGAGAAGGGACGACACAGAAGGGGACGCAAGCACCAGGTGTAGAGTGAGTcaaagaagatgaagaaataGATTTCAAATCCGGTCGCAATCGATCGCTTCACTCCCGTTACGACTAAGGGGAATGttaggaatatatatatgttagttagagataagagtcaaataCAAATTATACAGATAAGATATAATCCTAAAAAcagaatcctagagataaaatAGAATCTTAGAGATAGAATCTTAAAGATAAATATACTCTTGCTTATATTGTACTCCAACTCTCTATCTCCTATGTACTCTTATATATACCCGATGAGAGGGTTGATGTAATACAACAGAATACAGCAAATAAATTTTTCACAGAGACATCACTAAAAtctaaataattaattagtataAAACATTTCATTGAgattaaaaaacaataaatgATTATTTCAACTTACCCTCTTATCTGACCTTTTGAAATCTGGTAGCATACATAGTGTATCTCTAGCGAATCACTAGAATTAGCGAAATTTCTCTCAGCTACTACGCGAAGCATATCTCCCAATCTTTTCCAATCCATATTTTTCTTGACATCTTAGTTTAAGAAGAGACAAATAATACAGACAAATGGCAATTACAAAGTTAGAGAACAGAAAATTATAATGTTATCAATATCAGCAATTtcaattatttgaattttaccTGAAGTACAAACAGTAAAATTCCAGATTTTTGCATCTATGGAGTTATTGTTCATCTTAATTGCTATGTCTGCCCCTTTCAAATTTGGACAGAAGAAACCATTATCGTGAAGTGCTTGCAAACCTTTGACAATTTGACTGAAAGAAAAGTAACAGAAAACATTAGCACGCCTGAAGGGAGATGGaattcagtcaaaaaaaatatcaatgttTTTGTGCAGCTCATCCATATCATCAAAATTTAGTGACACGGTgtattttttagtttttgctACAATATGAAGTTTGTTTGATTAGAGTTGTCATATAAACCTACTGTTTGCCATTGTTCTAGTGCTTGtgtgcaaaagaacctttagctgGTCTTGGTGCACACAACTGGCTAGATGGATGCACTGATCTATAGGCAGTAGTGTAGCCGGGATTTAGACTTGAGGGGGGCCAACTGAAGCTATGTACTGAGCGACAATGAACGGGAAAAAAATATCCATCAGAATTCATGCTCATTTCGAGCACTTGATATAGATGATACTTCAAATcaacatatatttatatgttttgagcataaaaaatgttttagtGTCTATTACTTACATACAATAGTTGCATATGAGGAATCACCAGAAAACTGCAGCTATTGGAACAGCCTAGCAGTCCAATCGTTGTTACCGTTCCTTCATTAGCCTGTTGCAGAATTACTACTATACGTGCTAGCATGCAAAGACAGGATGAAATAATCATCATAAGCCTGTTTGGGCCTGAACCTAGCTAGTAGTGGAGGCCTGAATAGAGCCAGTACACCAAAATGCTTAGCCTAGTGTCCTAATTAAATGATTAATTATTGGCAGTTCCTAGGGAAAACACATTAAATGGCAGGCTACCTGTGCATCTGCGCTAACATCAATTTATTAAATTTGGTGAGAACTGAACAATAGGTTGCAAGATGACACAAATAACAGTAGGTGGTGCAGCGTAATATACTCATCAAAACATTGAAAGTGCAGTTATACCTTACTGCTTCAGTAAAAACTTCCGTGAATCTTCCCATTTCAACAGCTCTGCTACCCTTGGCAATTAAATCACTGAAGGTTAAATGGAACATCGGAAAGGCCACAAACCCATACTTTGAGTGATGACGGCTGCCCCAAGAACACCCCAAAGATTTCATTACAGAGGGATGATCAAATGATGACCATTTCTTGTGCATTGCAGGCATCTCATCAGCATCACATTGAAAAGCAAAGATAGTGGCTTTTATTGGTTGAGAGTCCGTTGAGCCCAACTTGATAGTACCATCATAACATATGATATAAGTTCCCCCCCTACCAATATTCTTGTGTTTCATGTCTGTAATTATCATCTCTGATACGCCTTCAACCTTCAATAAAAGAGAGATAACCAGCAGTATTTCCCAATCAGTATTACTAGctataaatcatgaatataaTAGCATTTTGTATTAATATGCAGGTTCAAGAAAAGCACTCCATTCCAAATGTCCAATATTAGCATGCGTTGTTatgttttactccctccgttccattttGATCATCGTAttgcaaaaaaataataattccattttGATCGTCGCATTACGGTGGGGAGGAGATGAAAATCCCGGGAAGGATGTTAATGACACTTCCTAACGAACACTGCATGCATCTGATTGGTCAGGCTATGCGGCATGCAAAACTGATTAGGAGCCGCTGCATGCATCGATTTAATACGCTCACAACTGATTGGCCAGCCATACAGCATGCAAAATTGATGGCGTTACATTCACGGATACGAAACGCTGTTTTCGATGCTGATTAAGTGCTCCACATGATTGTCTTGGTATTGATGCACAAAGCATATATGAAGATCAattaggaatggagggagtatttctataTCAGAGCAGTAGCAATGATACTCAAATCAATAAAGAAGAAAACATGTGTTTGTCACATGCCGGTTACAAGCAAACAAGGAAGCAATGTTATTCATTTTTCTAGAGAGGAACACGCACTCATTATGTTAACATTCGGCTTTGTTATCCATTACCGAAAAACTTTATCACGCAGTGAGATCGATATAACCGCAAGTATCAAGTCCCAGGCATCAAAATCGGTTAATTCTGAAGGGCATGTTCCTAAACCGAAACTACACAGTGGCAAGTCTGTCAAGAGACAAGTTTATGATGGCATGTAATTAATTGTGTCTTACTGATTGAGATTATGGACCTCAATGCATACCTCGCTCTTGACAGTGCCGAGGTCAGGGGCATCATCACCAACTTTAGGAGACTCCATGGGTACCTACCTAGCTATACACAAATTAGAGAGCAGAGATGAAAATCCTTTTATGTTGAGATTGAATCAAGCTAAGATTACCCCAATTTATTAGGAGGTGGGTACTAACAGGGGCGAGGCGAGGACTgcggtaggcacggggcgggggcgggggcgggaggCGCCTTCAGCGGCAGGCCAGGAGCGCGGAGGCGGGAGCGCACGGCCGAGAAGTCTCCttgcacgacgacgacggcggcggccgcggggaggcgggcggcgaagAAGCGGccgtcgaggaggccgaggcgccCCGTGCGGCGCGGGCGGTGCAGCGCTAGGTCGAGGgcgcgcgacgccggcggcgccgcggaggaggcgaaGATGCCGTCGTCGAAATGGCGGGGGAGGGGCATTCTCCGGCGGGGTGGCTCCGTTGCGGCGGCGACGCTAGGtcacgaggcggaggcggaggtggaggcgcaaGGCGGGAGCCCCGGGAGACGAAGGGGGTGGAAATTTCGGGCGGGTCGCGAGTCGCAACAAGGTGCCGTGCTGCAGGGTCGGTCGGTCGCACGGCACGAGCCGGCTCACGTTCCGGGTGCGACCTGAATGAGCGAACCCAGCCAGATCGGTCGGTCACACGACACGAGTCGGCTCACGTTCCGGGGTGCGACCTGAATGAGCGAACCCAGCCAGATGGTGGTGCGGTTCGTTTCGAACGCGATCCATATGTACTAGGTATATTTTTCGTGAAAGGTAAATCCCCAAATATCATATGGTTGATCCACGTAAGcaaaagaaatataaatatgataGAGAAATATTGGGCTTGTTTGGGAAGCTTTAGATTCGGAGAAGtagctgtttggtagccagcttctaacAATCtagaaaagctctgaaacccagcttctccagtTTTTAGCttcttagtttatttttcagaatctgtaactatatattctcagaagctgtggatTGTTTGGAACAGCTTCTAGCAAAAGCAGCTTTTTAAAAAAGATGTCCAAACAGAACCTGTACAAGATAAAAATAACATTGGACCTACATGTCATATTCTACCTTTTCCTCCTACTCGCCCTAACCTTCACTCCATGCGACGGAGCCAGTCCACGTGGTGGCTGGCACGGGTACGGGCAAGGGCAACGCTGCATGACAGGATTAGACGGAGACCATGGCCGCACGGGCAGAGGCCGGTGTGGGGGCACCATGCGACAGGCCAGGCCGCGTGGTGGATATTTCGGACCTCTCACGTTATTTCTCTCTCTTattcaacaaaaaataaatattctaaTGATTATGGTGTTCAACAACTAATATCCATCTTTCGAGAATATCTATTTTTAAAGATTGACTTTCGCCGTGTCCTGAAGATAAAACCGCAGTCGTAGTGTCAATTTGTCAATTATAAAACTCTGTTTTACATATGAATTTAAAGTTTGCAGTCGGTAGATAATTTATTGTCATAATAATATTGTTTATTACATATCAAAACAAATGTGCTTGCTAACTAGACTTTATGATAATTTCATTCCCTAATACATTAATTTATATAAGCTAAACAATGCTAATATGTTCCCAACATTTGTGAGTTACGTCAATTTCATGTCCACCATTTACACAAATGATCACTATGATTGGGGGCCTAACCTTATTCACCTACATATCATGTTCAAACCCCtctatttattatattataaacgGGCCCTCAACCTATTTAATAAAAATTGGTCAAGTTATAAATGCACCTTAATCCTCTATCTAGACATGGATTATTTGAAAAACATTTACAAATAAACCCTTATCTTATATTTATAAACCTCAatagactaaaaataatttattcaaataacATGTAAAGACATCCAATACAGAGCCAGATTAAAGTTGCACGAATGTGCGACTATTTGCACTAGTAAAAGGGTGAAAGCAAAATCGTTTTTAACTCAAAAGCaacacaaacaaataaaataaaaggtcATCATAATTGTGATAATTACAAAATATGGTATATCATTCCAGTGCAAGATTTCCTCTCCCATCTATGGCATGCTACTTCAACGACCTGACTCATTTCCAACAAAGGAAATACTGTAAAATAGTACATTTTCATAGGAGAAATTATAAGCGATCTAGGCACAATTTCACTATATAAACCCCTCTTTGAATTTGAATAAAGAATGTCATTGTTTAGCAAAAAGAAGGCATCTAAGTGATGTTTCCACTGCTACGACGACATACCGCTTTTTATCAGCTTTGAAGATTTTTCTACCGCTTCTAGCTCAATAATCAGCCAAAAATAAGACTATCTTTCAGCTGGAATTTGTTTCATATATTCAAATATAAAGGAGTCGATTCAAGTAATTCATGTGGGGCGCGTGGTAAAAACCATTGCTTTCGGACTTCCATTACATATGTCAAACTGCAAGTTAGACGTGTGTGGATGCAAATTGTGCACCAGATATCCAAAATATGTTATTAACATGTGTCCAATAAGAAAATACTACTGTACTTACCTAAATCTATCATGATGTAGATGCCAAAAAGGGGAAACACTTTTTTCACATTCCAATTTTGCCTTTGTATATGTTAATCCTCATCTAAGCAGGTGAAATGAATGTTATACACCACATAGCAGTAAATTACAGGCTACAACAGTGCATAAAGTATAAATGATTCCATTAGTTTTTGCCACAAGAAGTTCCCCTGCCATTTAGTGCAACTTTCCAGACCATGTTAAAAACGAAATGTCATTTGTACCAAAGTTTCCTTCATCAGCACTTTTCCTAAGAGCAGCTGCAAGAATGGAGATCAAATTTTGTTAAACGGGagtaaaaaggaaaggaaatggACTTTTTTTTAGGACATGCTAAAAAATCATCTTGGTTACCAGTGTATCAGAAGCAATTGTACGCATAGTGATCATTTTGCAGCTTTTGGTGGATAAAACTCTCTCATGTACTGATTATCCTCTGCATGCAAGAATATAATACAAGTACTGGGAGGGAAAAGGTAACACTgtcaaaaatattttcagatTACTTACTCCGCAAAAATGGTGATTCCTTAATCCAGCCTAAATGACGTATTTCTGCAATGAGTTTCACCATATATGTAGGGCACTCTTTCATCAGCAGCCTCACAACGGCTTTCCTGTCCTCCACTGTTTCCTGTATGAAACAGTACATGGGAAGATTAAGAAAAATCTAAACTACTTTAAAATAAGCAAGTGGTGGGGGTGAGTGACCAATCTACCGGACTACCACCAACCACATCACCAACTCACTACTTTTTTGTGAAGGTAAAAAAGGAGTGTGGAGCCAAAGAGCCCACCCGTCAGCTAAAATGTATACGGAGAAATTAACAAAATGAGAAATGTAGAAAGCGATGACGAAACAGGTCGATCTGAATGTAATATAAATTCTTTGCAGTAAAGGGTGCCAAACAACATGTCCACATATAAGTATTCTAAGTTTACATAGAAACAATTTTAAGTCCTTCATGCATAAATTCATACCGATCcaaattaattgaaaaaaattaacaaaattgcaaaaacaGCTAACGCACCTTTGCTCCACTGTATCCTTTGATTAAATCGTCTCGGTGTGCAACCATGTAAACTCTGAGGAAGAATAAGGAGTTATACAAGCTTTTGTCATTGATTTCTTTGTTTGGCTCTCTTGATTTGTTCACCTCCAACTTGTCAATGCAGCTTTTGAGACCAAGAGATGCTCTAAGCTTAAGCTGGGATATTTTTGCCTCATCGTTGTTATAGTGCCAATATATCTCCCTGATAAATTGCACTTTGCTGTTATGTTCCCATAATCCAGCTTCCCACACCAGATCTTCATACCTGTACACCATTATTTTGTATCAACTTGGGTGCAATGCTAAAAGAATacctaaaattatttttgtaaggaAGTGTTACTTACTTTACTGTTTTTTTCCCAAGAAGTTCAGCAAAATGGTTTAGTTCTGCGTGAAGTCCAAGGTTTTTATGGAGCTTTTGAAGAAGCTGCCCCAAACCATTCCAATTTGCAACCTTTAGCTCATCAACAGTTGGTACTGCTAAGAAAAGAGAGATTACTCACAAGTTAGGTGACTTAAGTATATTGACAAAACTACTATGTTATACAAATTCTCTCCTCAATAAGAGACATAAATTTCATGAAACACCATGTTTTCTGACATTTCTAATGTAAAACCCCATTTCTATAACTTGTATAAAGGATCCCTGGATTTGAGACcaaaatatttcagaatttctTTTTGATAAACAGAAGCAAAGCTGATTCATTTCATTGATTAAAAAGAGTACAAACATCAAAACCAAACAAAAGGGGAAACAATTAACAAAATATTTTAGATTAATCCTGATTCGCATGTGTTCAACATGTCTGTGGATATACCTGTGCTAGAAGCTTTACCCTTGCCTTTCCGGTTATTTCTCGCATTACCGGTTGGTGAAATCTCCAACTTGAAGTCAGTTAACAGGACACGGTAGTCCCGCTGAGCGTTCAACTggtaaaatattttactttcaTCAAAATTCAATGCCTTCAAAGGTATTTGTTCATCATCATATAGGTCATTGACATATTTGACGGCCATAAACATTTCTCTGCGAAAAAGGTAAAAGTATCATCTAATGCTATAAAATAAAGGCAATAACCCAAATATTAATTCTGCATCTGTGTAACACATACATGCTTACAAGCTTAACCCATGCATCTGCACTGTCTCGACATGTTTGTTATTATTTTGATCTATATAAATTAATCTACTTTTGTCGAATGGGCAACAAGAAAATTCGAAAAGTAACATGCTTGCATGTATCAGGATAGTCCTGTATGGTTAAAACTATAGATCAAGCTAATTAAATCAAACATGAATGCATTTTCCTGCTATGCAAAGACTACTTTTTGCCTAAATCCATTTGTGTTTCTACAGAATCCCAACCATAATTAGACATATCTTCATTATGTGAACAGTTGAGatgtttttttcctctctattAATTCCAGAACTTTTAGTTATTTTCAATCAATACAGTAATTTCTAGTCTATGAACTTGTTGATCTCAAGCCTCTAAGAAGAATGTAACATTTAAACTGACACTTACACAAAAATTTTGCATCCTTGGTCAGTGAAGCCAAATGTATAAGATTTGTCATTCGTGGCATCCTCCACATCAAATATTTCTTCTGTTGGAATTAAACTCAGTGGTCCATCAAAGCATGGAAAAACAATATATGCCAGCTTCGTCCCCTTTTCTTCCCAAATTCCAATAGGTTCAATGATGTTGCTGTGGGAGCAACTTGCAAGGATGTCAAAAAGTGCATGAGCATGTTCCAATCTTCTACACACTGCTACACATTTCTCTTGTTGACCTTCCGGATATGACAACATAGCATTATATGCCACACTATCAACAACTTTGCTGGCATAAACTGTCAAGTTTCTGCTTCGGTTTTGAATTTCAATCTGCACAAATTAAAACCGTAATAGGATAAGGTATTTCCTATTTGTCTTATTGTTTTATTTGCATCAAATAATATAAAAGTTGAAATTCACCTTAGAGTCTCCAGGGATTTTAATTGGCAttctgaaaaacaaaacatttcTTTTGTAAGATAATTTTCATAGCATGAActtaagtaagaaagaactagtAAAGGGTGAGAAAGAACTAACGATGGATCAGGAATAGGTAGATTAGCCACAATTGACTCATTCACTTTCCTTTTTGGAGCCATCAGTAACTCTGCATTGAATTGATTAAAACCAAGAGTTAGGTTTCATAGCAATTGTGTTTACCCAACTTTTTCTAAAGGAGTGGACCCTTGGAACATAAAGCCTTAAAAGCTGGCCCAAACCTATCTGAGCACTCCATGTAAGACTAATCCGACCACACAAAATGTTTATACTATGTGGGCCCAAACCAGCATACAAATGTGAACCAAACAGAACACAAGTGACAACACATATATCAGTAGGAAAGAAAATTAATTATGGAGAGCACATAGCATAAATCGAATCCATCTGCTGTTTCAAGTTGCACAACAAGAATACAACAAAGAGAGCATAAAAATGTTTTATCACAACAATATTATTATACCACAAGCTTATCAGGTTTTATAGCACAACAATATTATTATTAATAGGTTTATAGCATAAAAAGGCTTATTGAAACATAAAGTCATATAAGCTTAGGTAGCTAAGTTGGGAGTGGGTATTTCAGCAATGCCCACCCCATTAATCAAAAGCAATGAGAAACTAACACACAAAAATAGTGCACAATTAGTGAATTGTTATGGTGTTAGTGACCAAAAGTTAGCGAGATGCATACTGGTTGTAAATGATGGAGTATGCATTATAGTGCAATTAACTAATAGAGCCAATGAGACCCAACATCTAACAATTCGTCTGAATCAAAACACTTGAAACATGAGGCAAATCTAACAGCTTGCCCACATTTACAATTGGTACAAATTAATGTCCTGAAAGGAATCTGAAATGAGTAGGTGGT harbors:
- the LOC136353886 gene encoding uncharacterized protein isoform X1 — encoded protein: MESPKVGDDAPDLGTVKSEVEGVSEMIITDMKHKNIGRGGTYIICYDGTIKLGSTDSQPIKATIFAFQCDADEMPAMHKKWSSFDHPSVMKSLGCSWGSRHHSKYGFVAFPMFHLTFSDLIAKGSRAVEMGRFTEVFTEAVSQIVKGLQALHDNGFFCPNLKGADIAIKMNNNSIDAKIWNFTVCTSDVKKNMDWKRLGDMLRVVAERNFANSSDSLEIHYVCYQISKGQIRGLDILQQSAFLSVREKFEKVLFLWTHVSIHCKPKQIHPLDESKSAYTLTEFLDANSIESTRPLWIGNKRIKSAPKTLRNLLDELRDIIEHEVEYIPSDVIAKLGHKEIELGKTKSDLEHYIRKSWALEFLMIQLWASDQTSELEFNKLVELKKEKERKI
- the LOC136353886 gene encoding uncharacterized protein isoform X2, with translation MESPKVGDDAPDLGTVKSEVEGVSEMIITDMKHKNIGRGGTYIICYDGTIKLGSTDSQPIKATIFAFQCDADEMPAMHKKWSSFDHPSVMKSLGCSWGSRHHSKYGFVAFPMFHLTFSDLIAKGSRAVEMGRFTEVFTEAVSQIVKGLQALHDNGFFCPNLKGADIAIKMNNNSIDAKIWNFTVCTSDVKKNMDWKRLGDMLRVVAERNFANSSDSLEIHYVCYQISKGQIRGLDILQQSAFLSVREKFEKVLFLWTHVSIHCKPKQIHPLDESKSAYTLTEFLDANSIESTRPLWIGNKRIKSAPKTLRNLLDELRDIIEHEVEYIPSDVIAKLGHKEIELDIRIGI
- the LOC9268566 gene encoding uncharacterized protein isoform X2; protein product: MAPKRKVNESIVANLPIPDPSMPIKIPGDSKIEIQNRSRNLTVYASKVVDSVAYNAMLSYPEGQQEKCVAVCRRLEHAHALFDILASCSHSNIIEPIGIWEEKGTKLAYIVFPCFDGPLSLIPTEEIFDVEDATNDKSYTFGFTDQGCKIFVEMFMAVKYVNDLYDDEQIPLKALNFDESKIFYQLNAQRDYRVLLTDFKLEISPTGNARNNRKGKGKASSTVPTVDELKVANWNGLGQLLQKLHKNLGLHAELNHFAELLGKKTVKYEDLVWEAGLWEHNSKVQFIREIYWHYNNDEAKISQLKLRASLGLKSCIDKLEVNKSREPNKEINDKSLYNSLFFLRVYMVAHRDDLIKGYSGAKETVEDRKAVVRLLMKECPTYMVKLIAEIRHLGWIKESPFLRKDNQYMREFYPPKAAK
- the LOC9268566 gene encoding uncharacterized protein isoform X1, giving the protein MAPKRKVNESIVANLPIPDPSMPIKIPGDSKIEIQNRSRNLTVYASKVVDSVAYNAMLSYPEGQQEKCVAVCRRLEHAHALFDILASCSHSNIIEPIGIWEEKGTKLAYIVFPCFDGPLSLIPTEEIFDVEDATNDKSYTFGFTDQGCKIFVEMFMAVKYVNDLYDDEQIPLKALNFDESKIFYQLNAQRDYRVLLTDFKLEISPTGNARNNRKGKGKASSTAVPTVDELKVANWNGLGQLLQKLHKNLGLHAELNHFAELLGKKTVKYEDLVWEAGLWEHNSKVQFIREIYWHYNNDEAKISQLKLRASLGLKSCIDKLEVNKSREPNKEINDKSLYNSLFFLRVYMVAHRDDLIKGYSGAKETVEDRKAVVRLLMKECPTYMVKLIAEIRHLGWIKESPFLRKDNQYMREFYPPKAAK